The sequence below is a genomic window from Carassius carassius chromosome 45, fCarCar2.1, whole genome shotgun sequence.
CAGCACTGTTCAACTGTTTACAGGCTCCCCGAGAACATTAATAATaccaatacataaatacattcatttattCGATATGTTTCACTGTATCAATAAAAGCTGCTTTGTGTATTTTGCGTATTTTGGTGGTTTATTGATGATAAACATGCACCGCCTTCTTCCGTGTAGCGCCCTGAGCGATTTCATTGGACTAGAACTCGCCGCTTGTGGCAGTCGATTGGTTGCCACCGGCGTGACGTCCCCTCGCGTCATCGCCCGTCACCTGTCATGTGTGCCATCATGCTGCGCGCGTCTGAATGAAGTCTTGTTTAATGTCTTTCGCAATCTTAGTCAGCGGTTTACTTTCAAACAGTCGTTTGTACCCGGATTAAGATGTCTGTAATACGGTTTATTCTAAAAACGGTGGTGGTTCTCGGGTTTCTGGTGTTGACAGTTCAGTTTCTAAGATACTGGATGGCAAATAAACAGTATGTCTTTACAAAAGAAGATGTTGCCAGGTTAGCCAAACAGTATGCAGGTGAGTTCTATTCTGAAGTCATATCTGTTGACATGATGTTGCAGTAATTCTTGTTCTTCCTAGCAACACAAAGCTTCAAAGTTGTATTCAGATAGTCATATTGTCTGTCTAAAAGagttgtttaaaataatattttgagcaAATACCACATCTAATAACATAACTGTCCATTAATGACTCCTCCCAGCTTGTCAGTTGTCTGATAGATGTGTAAACCCAGTCAAAACggatgtgtgatctgtgtgtgtgtgtgcctcagGCCAGGACCACGAGCAAGCCTTCTCTAAGGTGGTGCTGGAGCTGAGGAAGAGGTACCCGGGTCACATCCTGCCCGATGAGGACCTGCAGTGGGTGTTTGTGAACGCGGGTGGCTGGATGGGCTCCATGTGTCTGCTGCACGCCTCTCTCACAGAGTATGTGCTGCTGTTCGGGACGGCCGTGGACACAGGCGGACACTCAGGTGGGTCAAGAACATCTCCAGGGCATATGTGTCCtcagaattaaaagaaagaaagaaaaaaaatctaaaataaagtcTACTACAGGATTGTATGGCTTTTTACActgcaacattattttttttttttaaatttagcacTAAGTTCGAATTAACTTgttgcagaataataataattgaaaacaaTTGTGTACAGCTgtaatatatagaatataaattagtatataatgttttactctaatgctgtaaaaaaaactatTGATAATAATCACTATCAACAATAAtgggaattgaaaaaaaaacaaaataaatatttttaaataaaaaatggtcaTATGATCTTAACAGACAAAATATGACAAATTTTCTCTATTcccaatttcttttttttggtggtggtggtggtgttttgCCTTAGCTCTTAACTAAAATGAAGGAAGTTGAAGTTGAAGAATTACTAGAATTAATAGGACtataaaactacatttttctaattcattttggttttcttttttcgtttttttacattttagtaatttattgACAGTTTAAATTGTATGTGTAATTTGAAAAGCGatctataaaatattaatattagatgaaaacatatacttaaaaaatgtaatgaaaattaataaatatagggtaaatatatcaaataaagatACATAGAAATATCAAATAACTAAAATTTAAgtgaaaactataaactataaatactttatataaataatgactaaatgactgaaataataaataatgactaCAAATATAAATAAGGCCATTTCAAAATCTTGTTGGCATATCTTggtgtataaataatactaaagcaACActgttataattttaattatttgtgacccttgaccacaaaactagtcataagggttttttttttttttttgttcttgtttgttttgttagtaTATGACAATATTTAGACAATATTAagatacaactttttgaaaatctgaaatctgaggttgccaaaaaaaaaatctaaatattgaaaaacCATCACTTTTAAAATAGTCAAAaaaattaagtccttagcaatgcatataactaatcaaaaataaaattgtgtttgaaaaggttttgatatatttatggtaggaattcccaaaatatcttcatggaacatgatctttacttaatattcctaatgatttttggcataaaagaaaaatcaataattttgacccatacaatgtatttaactgtgctacttatgactagtttaggaattattaattattgtgataaattatattaatgacaCGTGGCAGATGGGATGGGAATGGGGCCTGTTTTAGGTCATACAAGATCTACACATGGATATTTATTAAAAGGTGCCttactgatttatttaaaaatgtatcacctgaatgtattttatatttttgtctaGTGTACATCTGAAATGTCTTTTATATCCTTTTGTGAATTGTGTACcttgtataatttatttagagATCGCCATGAAAGTAGCCTTGATGCTGGCATGGCATTAAAAAGTGgaaagatagataaataaataatgcacattttTTCCCCCACATCATATGTGTGCGCCTACAGTAAATGCAGCAATGCCACCAAATATGGCTGTTTTTCCACATTAGGGTGTCTTGTATTCTCACGTTCCTCCTTCAGGTCGTTACTGGGCAGAGATATCAGACACCATCATTTCTGGGACCTTCAGGCAGTGGAGAGAAGGCAGCACTAAAAGCGAGACGTACTATCCAGGTACAGCCAGCACACGTCTcatccgcacacacacacacacacacacacgtgagtcTGAAGTTGGGGTGAAGCCTGTGTTTGTCGTGGCAGGAGACACGATCGTGCACGCGGTGGGAGAAGCCACGTC
It includes:
- the sigmar1 gene encoding sigma non-opioid intracellular receptor 1, translated to MSVIRFILKTVVVLGFLVLTVQFLRYWMANKQYVFTKEDVARLAKQYAGQDHEQAFSKVVLELRKRYPGHILPDEDLQWVFVNAGGWMGSMCLLHASLTEYVLLFGTAVDTGGHSGRYWAEISDTIISGTFRQWREGSTKSETYYPGDTIVHAVGEATSVQWSAGTWMVEYGRGFIPSTLGFALADTVFSTQDFLTLFYTVRVYVKSMILEASTFLTDTGVL